In one Thermithiobacillus plumbiphilus genomic region, the following are encoded:
- a CDS encoding SLBB domain-containing protein: protein MTKFSRLWARKAIALLVLFVFMMVQAQAQNLDPRNAYNDAQGLNVPSPTYGQPGMPGSFSLLPQTLPSSGKPTISGNQSTSSATADKQYQGQQSSLFLPVNPPAAPSLFQQFLAKGENLGISTDLPLFGHQFFSQAPSTFAPVQDTPVPAEYVVGPGDEIMLRAWGQVDIDYRATVDRYGNFNVPTVGNVHVAGLKFSSLRDYLRTAIGRVYQNFDLDVSLGQLRSIQVFVMGQARQPGTYTISALSTLVNALFAAGGPTPQGSLRHVQLKRNGQVVVDFDLYDLLLRGDKSRDVQLLPGDVIFIPPVGPLAAVAGNVNVPAIYELKGPTSLEDLLQLAGGLASTAYGQKVNLERIINRESRRIAEFPLDAAGRMRPVQDGDLVRVFAVPTRFDNAVTLRGNVAWPGRYPWREGMRIRDLIPSRDALINQAYWSRLYAQLKPYQQQPSDAVRQYENNQYEAKQYEAKQYGTRLYDPNLNEADAGATQPSSESPRKTLGTQQEVVRTLPEPNWDYAVIERVRQSDLSTELIPFNLGQAILEGHPANNLLLQPGDVITIFSKDDVQVPEAKKTKFVRLEGEVKRPGIYQVQPGDNLTTIIERAGGLTSQAYLFAANLTRESVRRMQKERLAESLDRLEQDINQSAARAAAGALSAESAASAQAQVQAQRALLARLRQIQPQGRIVLGLKPSTRELSDMPPLALEDGDRLLIPARPELVNVMGSVFNQNAFIFRPRTDLGEYLAQAGGANRDGDLGTMYIIRADGSVISNTQRGWLRGVEGDPALPGDTLVVPPKTQRISWLRELRDITQIMMQIATTALIAVRL, encoded by the coding sequence ATGACGAAATTCTCCCGGCTATGGGCGAGAAAAGCGATAGCCTTGTTGGTCTTGTTCGTGTTCATGATGGTACAGGCTCAGGCGCAGAATCTGGATCCCAGGAACGCGTATAATGACGCGCAAGGCCTGAATGTGCCAAGCCCGACTTATGGCCAGCCAGGAATGCCCGGTTCCTTTTCCCTGTTGCCCCAGACTTTGCCAAGTTCCGGCAAGCCAACCATTTCCGGAAATCAGTCCACGAGCTCGGCAACTGCTGACAAGCAATACCAGGGACAGCAGAGCTCTCTCTTCCTGCCCGTAAACCCCCCAGCCGCCCCCAGCCTCTTTCAGCAATTTCTTGCCAAGGGCGAGAATCTCGGCATTTCAACGGATCTGCCGCTTTTTGGGCATCAGTTCTTCAGTCAGGCTCCTTCCACCTTCGCCCCGGTGCAGGATACCCCGGTACCGGCGGAATACGTGGTAGGCCCCGGCGATGAAATCATGCTCCGGGCCTGGGGCCAGGTGGACATCGATTACCGGGCCACGGTGGACCGCTACGGTAACTTCAATGTGCCAACCGTGGGCAATGTGCATGTTGCCGGCTTGAAGTTTTCCTCGCTACGGGACTATCTGCGTACCGCGATAGGCCGCGTCTACCAGAACTTCGATCTGGATGTCAGCCTTGGTCAGCTACGCTCCATCCAGGTCTTTGTCATGGGCCAGGCCAGGCAGCCCGGCACCTACACCATTTCCGCCCTGAGCACGCTGGTCAATGCCCTGTTCGCGGCCGGCGGGCCGACGCCGCAAGGTTCTTTGCGCCATGTCCAGCTCAAGCGCAATGGCCAGGTCGTGGTGGACTTCGATCTCTATGATCTGCTGCTGCGTGGCGACAAATCCCGGGATGTGCAATTGCTGCCGGGCGACGTCATCTTCATTCCGCCAGTCGGTCCACTGGCGGCGGTGGCGGGCAATGTCAATGTCCCAGCCATCTATGAGCTGAAAGGCCCCACCAGCCTGGAAGACCTCCTGCAACTGGCCGGCGGGCTGGCCTCCACGGCCTATGGGCAGAAGGTCAATCTCGAACGCATCATCAACCGTGAAAGCCGGCGCATAGCCGAGTTCCCGCTGGATGCCGCTGGACGCATGCGCCCGGTGCAGGACGGCGACCTGGTGCGGGTGTTCGCCGTGCCCACCCGGTTCGACAATGCCGTGACCCTGCGCGGCAATGTGGCCTGGCCCGGGCGTTACCCCTGGCGTGAAGGCATGCGCATCCGCGACCTGATTCCTTCCCGCGACGCGCTGATCAACCAGGCATACTGGAGCCGGCTCTATGCCCAGCTCAAGCCCTACCAGCAGCAACCCAGCGATGCGGTCAGACAATATGAAAACAATCAATACGAAGCCAAGCAATACGAAGCCAAGCAATATGGAACCAGGCTATATGACCCCAATCTCAATGAAGCCGATGCCGGCGCAACGCAGCCTTCCTCGGAGAGTCCCCGCAAAACCCTAGGTACCCAGCAGGAAGTGGTACGTACCCTGCCCGAGCCCAACTGGGACTATGCTGTCATCGAGCGTGTCCGCCAGAGTGATCTCAGCACTGAACTGATCCCCTTCAACCTCGGCCAGGCAATCCTGGAAGGGCATCCCGCAAACAACCTGCTATTGCAGCCCGGCGATGTCATCACCATCTTCTCCAAGGATGACGTCCAGGTTCCCGAAGCGAAAAAGACCAAGTTCGTGCGCCTCGAGGGCGAGGTCAAGCGGCCTGGCATCTATCAGGTCCAGCCTGGCGACAATCTGACCACGATCATCGAGCGTGCGGGGGGCCTGACCAGCCAGGCCTATCTGTTTGCCGCAAATCTCACCCGCGAATCCGTGCGCAGGATGCAAAAGGAACGCCTGGCCGAGAGCCTCGACCGGCTGGAACAGGACATCAACCAGAGTGCCGCGCGTGCCGCCGCCGGGGCCTTGAGTGCGGAATCCGCAGCATCCGCCCAGGCCCAGGTCCAGGCGCAGCGCGCGCTGCTGGCCCGTTTGCGGCAGATCCAGCCCCAGGGCCGCATCGTGCTCGGACTCAAGCCGAGCACCCGGGAACTATCCGATATGCCGCCTCTGGCGCTGGAGGACGGCGACCGCCTGCTGATCCCTGCCCGGCCTGAACTGGTCAACGTCATGGGTTCGGTGTTCAACCAGAATGCCTTCATTTTCCGGCCAAGGACCGATCTCGGGGAATATCTGGCCCAGGCTGGCGGGGCGAACCGGGATGGCGACCTGGGCACCATGTACATCATCCGCGCCGATGGTTCGGTGATCAGCAATACCCAGCGCGGCTGGTTACGCGGGGTCGAGGGGGATCCCGCATTGCCGGGTGACACCCTGGTAGTGCCACCCAAGACCCAGCGGATATCCTGGCTGCGGGAATTGCGGGACATCACCCAGATCATGATGCAGATTGCCACGACGGCCCTGATTGCCGTAAGACTCTGA
- a CDS encoding phosphatase PAP2 family protein: protein MPRGSIVASRPWWDTTLGKTGIALGVTALSTLGDRELDRWASEHPDNDIRRVLGDTKDILPIYAIGFAAATSFQSPWANEKLAHASSVALAATALTYVETVAIKQLVGRVRPSDTNDPYEFEPFGSRYDVLLNGPSFPSGHTSLSWAVITPYAKAYDAPWLYAIPVISGAGRVMDDAHWLSDVVGGAFLGYYTADFLYRHFPKGDVGMVFTGKGLMILKQF, encoded by the coding sequence TTGCCACGGGGATCCATTGTAGCATCAAGGCCCTGGTGGGATACAACGCTCGGCAAGACCGGGATCGCCCTGGGTGTCACCGCGCTTTCCACGCTGGGAGACCGGGAACTGGACCGCTGGGCCAGCGAGCATCCGGATAACGATATCCGCCGGGTACTCGGAGATACCAAGGACATCCTGCCGATCTATGCCATCGGCTTCGCTGCCGCCACCAGTTTCCAGAGCCCCTGGGCCAATGAGAAGCTTGCCCATGCCTCCAGCGTGGCACTGGCGGCCACTGCCTTGACTTACGTGGAGACGGTGGCGATCAAGCAACTCGTCGGCCGGGTACGCCCCAGTGATACCAACGATCCCTATGAGTTCGAGCCTTTCGGCAGCCGCTACGATGTGCTGTTGAACGGCCCGTCCTTCCCTTCCGGACATACCTCCCTGTCCTGGGCCGTGATCACGCCCTATGCCAAGGCTTATGACGCGCCCTGGCTTTATGCCATTCCCGTGATCTCGGGGGCAGGCCGGGTGATGGATGACGCCCACTGGCTTTCGGATGTGGTGGGCGGGGCGTTTCTGGGCTATTACACGGCGGATTTTCTTTACCGGCACTTTCCCAAGGGGGATGTCGGGATGGTGTTTACCGGGAAAGGCCTGATGATCCTGAAGCAGTTTTGA
- a CDS encoding UDP-glucose/GDP-mannose dehydrogenase family protein — protein sequence MNLTVIGTGYVGLVTGACFAEMGRTVTCVDVDAGKIEGLKAGVLPIYEPGLEEIVLRNSAEDRLHFTTELPEAMQDSKVYFIAVGTPPGEDGSADLQYVLAVARQIGRHLDGYSVIVDKSTVPVGTADKVRAAVQAELDVRGVKIPFDVVSNPEFLKEGAAVADFMRPDRIIVGCESERAREIMKKLYAPFNRNRERVIYMGVKEAEMTKYAANALLATKISFMNEIANLCDLLGVDVESVREGIGSDSRIGSHFIYPGCGYGGSCFPKDVQALIRTAHARGYATPVLDAVEARNAAQKQVLFQKLSRRFGSDLRGHTFAVWGLAFKPGTDDLREAPARVLIEALLNAGASVRAYDPVAMDAARKEWPAAWFEAGRLSLAAHQYEALEGADALVLVTEWKPFRHPDFAAMKRLLKAPIILDGRNQYDPEELQPLGFEYEGIGRGLALPSVKDFTGSLARR from the coding sequence GTGAATCTCACGGTGATTGGGACGGGGTATGTTGGGCTGGTGACAGGGGCGTGTTTTGCCGAGATGGGGCGGACCGTGACCTGTGTGGATGTGGATGCCGGCAAGATCGAAGGGCTCAAGGCCGGCGTCCTGCCGATCTATGAGCCGGGGCTCGAAGAGATCGTGCTGCGCAACAGCGCCGAGGATCGACTGCACTTCACCACCGAGCTGCCCGAGGCCATGCAGGACAGCAAGGTCTACTTCATTGCCGTGGGTACCCCGCCCGGCGAGGACGGTTCTGCCGACCTGCAGTACGTGCTGGCGGTGGCCCGCCAGATCGGGCGGCATCTCGATGGCTACAGTGTCATCGTCGACAAGAGCACCGTGCCGGTGGGTACGGCCGACAAGGTCCGCGCCGCCGTCCAGGCCGAACTCGATGTCCGGGGCGTCAAAATCCCCTTTGATGTGGTCTCCAATCCCGAATTCCTGAAGGAAGGCGCGGCCGTCGCCGACTTCATGCGTCCTGATCGCATCATCGTCGGCTGCGAGAGCGAACGGGCCCGCGAGATCATGAAAAAGCTCTACGCGCCCTTCAACCGCAATCGCGAGCGGGTCATCTACATGGGCGTGAAGGAAGCCGAGATGACCAAATACGCCGCCAATGCCCTCCTGGCAACCAAGATCTCCTTCATGAACGAGATCGCCAATCTCTGTGATCTGCTGGGCGTGGATGTCGAGAGCGTGCGCGAGGGCATCGGCTCGGATTCGCGCATCGGCTCGCACTTCATCTATCCCGGCTGCGGCTATGGTGGGTCCTGCTTTCCCAAGGACGTGCAGGCGCTCATTCGCACCGCGCACGCGCGCGGCTACGCCACGCCGGTGCTCGATGCCGTGGAGGCCCGCAATGCCGCGCAAAAGCAGGTGCTCTTCCAGAAGCTCAGCCGCCGCTTTGGGTCCGACCTGCGCGGCCACACCTTCGCCGTCTGGGGGCTCGCCTTCAAGCCCGGTACCGACGACCTGCGCGAAGCGCCGGCCCGGGTGCTGATCGAGGCCCTGCTGAATGCCGGCGCCAGCGTGCGGGCCTATGATCCGGTGGCCATGGATGCCGCTCGCAAGGAGTGGCCGGCAGCGTGGTTCGAGGCCGGGCGGCTCAGCCTCGCGGCGCATCAGTACGAGGCCTTGGAAGGGGCGGATGCCCTGGTGCTGGTGACCGAATGGAAGCCCTTCCGCCACCCGGATTTCGCCGCCATGAAACGCCTCCTCAAGGCCCCGATCATCCTCGATGGCCGCAATCAGTACGACCCCGAGGAACTCCAGCCCTTGGGCTTCGAATACGAGGGCATCGGCAGAGGCCTGGCGCTGCCATCGGTGAAAGACTTTACCGGTTCCCTGGCCAGGCGCTGA
- the wbaP gene encoding undecaprenyl-phosphate galactose phosphotransferase WbaP, which yields MSNIAVSRQPTFRTFMLSTHAAKVLLLLGDLFALSLAFFLGRMGYWVWNGTSFMELSTAFVEWWGNKGELRSLLFVLLSGIAIAWFLAFGHYSQRRPFWDELQQILKVIVTLAIIDAALGFVGKWEFSRAWMISTWLLALLLIPLIRVQIKKALIRLGGWVRPTVVIGAGQNARDAAAALWSEPLLGFDVIGFLAVAPKPGENANALPEYMEVNGHRIPVIILGDDPELTLERLGNPHVVVALNFRASYENQELLQRLSLRHHDINIVPPISGLPLMGMEVTHFFRHEVLLLRVRNNLSRSGAQFLKRSFDVITSGLLLLLLSPVIGFIIWQIRREDAGPAFLRQERVGRNGQLFKCLKFRSMVENADEVLAQWLQERPEIREEYSRNFKLKNDPRVTRVGKWIRATSLDELPQLWNVFIGEMSLVGPRPLLARELPDYGDSINMYKEARPGITGVWQVSGRSETTFTDRINLDAWYVKNWCLWYDIVVLLKTVQVVLARKGAY from the coding sequence ATGAGCAACATCGCTGTTTCGCGGCAACCTACATTTCGAACCTTCATGCTCAGCACGCATGCAGCGAAGGTGCTGTTGCTGCTGGGAGATCTGTTTGCCCTGTCACTCGCGTTCTTTCTGGGACGCATGGGCTACTGGGTCTGGAATGGCACGTCCTTCATGGAGCTCTCCACGGCTTTCGTGGAGTGGTGGGGCAACAAGGGCGAGCTGCGCTCTCTGCTTTTCGTGCTCCTGTCCGGCATCGCCATCGCCTGGTTCCTGGCCTTTGGCCATTATTCCCAGCGCCGGCCCTTCTGGGACGAGTTGCAGCAAATTCTCAAGGTCATCGTAACGCTCGCCATCATCGATGCGGCGCTTGGTTTCGTGGGCAAGTGGGAGTTCTCGCGGGCGTGGATGATCAGTACCTGGCTGCTGGCCTTGCTGCTGATCCCCCTGATACGCGTGCAGATCAAGAAGGCCCTGATTCGCCTGGGTGGCTGGGTGCGTCCAACGGTCGTCATTGGCGCCGGCCAGAATGCCCGGGATGCTGCTGCCGCACTCTGGAGCGAGCCGCTGCTCGGCTTCGACGTCATTGGTTTTCTCGCCGTGGCGCCAAAGCCGGGTGAAAATGCAAATGCCCTGCCGGAATACATGGAGGTCAATGGCCACCGGATCCCGGTCATCATCCTCGGAGACGATCCGGAGCTGACCCTGGAGCGTCTCGGCAATCCGCATGTCGTCGTGGCCTTGAATTTTCGAGCTTCCTACGAGAATCAGGAGCTGCTGCAGCGTCTGAGCCTGCGTCACCACGACATCAACATCGTCCCGCCGATCAGTGGTCTACCCCTGATGGGCATGGAAGTGACGCACTTCTTTCGCCATGAGGTCCTGCTGCTGCGAGTCCGCAACAACCTGAGCCGCTCAGGGGCGCAGTTTCTCAAGCGGAGCTTCGATGTCATTACATCGGGTCTGCTGTTGCTGCTGCTCTCGCCTGTCATCGGGTTCATCATCTGGCAGATCCGGCGTGAAGATGCTGGTCCGGCATTCCTGCGCCAGGAGCGCGTGGGCCGCAATGGTCAGCTCTTCAAATGCCTGAAATTCCGCAGCATGGTCGAAAACGCCGATGAGGTACTTGCCCAGTGGCTTCAGGAGCGGCCCGAGATTCGCGAGGAATACTCGCGCAACTTCAAGCTCAAGAATGATCCACGGGTGACACGGGTCGGTAAGTGGATCCGCGCGACCAGCCTCGACGAACTGCCGCAGCTCTGGAATGTCTTCATCGGCGAAATGAGCCTGGTTGGCCCCCGGCCGCTACTGGCGCGTGAACTGCCGGACTACGGTGACTCGATCAACATGTACAAGGAAGCCCGGCCCGGTATCACCGGCGTCTGGCAGGTCAGTGGCCGCAGCGAAACCACTTTCACCGACCGCATCAACCTCGATGCCTGGTACGTCAAGAACTGGTGCCTCTGGTATGACATCGTGGTGCTATTAAAGACCGTGCAGGTCGTGCTGGCCCGCAAGGGCGCCTACTGA
- a CDS encoding mannose-1-phosphate guanylyltransferase/mannose-6-phosphate isomerase, protein MLTPVILSGGAGTRLWPVSREAHPKPFMQLADGQSLLQKTLRRVAVLPRVQRVLTLTNREYFFRTRDEYARIKEARHLSFDYVLEPVGRNTAPAIAMAALRLQALEGPEAVMLVLPADHLINDQARFARAVDLAAEQAREGRLVTFGIRPSYPETGFGYIETSEDLVLAGVEDAASSNTRSASCTVRRFVEKPDFMTATAYLESGRHLWNSGMFCFTAGAYLEALQLHAPAVHEGAVACWEASALEQQPLELNPACFASIPDISVDYAVMEQATDVAVVPGDFGWSDIGSWSAVSELTEADGDGNRVDCETVLVDASNCFIRGNDRLVAAVGVENLVIVDTPDALLVANRDRTQDVKKVVEQLKLLDHEAYRLHRTVHRPWGTYTVLEESGAFKIKRIVVKPGASLSLQMHHHRSEHWVVVSGMARVINGEREILVRKNESTYIPYGTAHRLSNPGVIDLVMIEVQSGEYLGEDDIVRFDDQYGRA, encoded by the coding sequence ATGTTGACCCCTGTAATCTTGTCCGGTGGTGCGGGAACCCGGCTTTGGCCGGTCTCTCGGGAGGCGCATCCCAAGCCATTCATGCAGCTGGCCGATGGCCAGAGTCTGCTGCAGAAGACCCTGCGTCGAGTGGCTGTCCTGCCAAGGGTGCAGCGTGTGCTGACCCTGACCAATCGCGAATATTTCTTTCGGACCCGGGATGAATATGCCCGGATCAAGGAAGCCCGACATCTTTCCTTTGACTACGTGCTGGAGCCGGTAGGGCGCAACACGGCGCCAGCGATCGCCATGGCTGCCTTGCGGCTGCAGGCGCTTGAAGGGCCGGAAGCGGTCATGCTCGTGCTTCCCGCGGACCACCTGATCAATGATCAGGCCCGTTTCGCCAGGGCGGTCGATCTGGCAGCAGAGCAGGCCCGCGAGGGCCGGCTCGTTACTTTCGGCATCCGGCCAAGCTACCCGGAAACTGGATTCGGCTATATCGAAACCAGTGAGGATCTGGTCCTGGCCGGCGTGGAAGACGCGGCATCCAGCAATACCCGGTCAGCATCCTGCACGGTCAGGCGCTTCGTCGAAAAGCCCGACTTCATGACGGCCACGGCCTATCTCGAAAGCGGACGCCATCTCTGGAATTCGGGCATGTTCTGCTTTACCGCCGGCGCCTACCTGGAAGCGCTGCAGCTACACGCTCCTGCTGTTCATGAAGGCGCCGTGGCCTGCTGGGAAGCCTCTGCCCTGGAACAGCAACCGCTCGAGCTGAACCCTGCTTGCTTTGCCAGCATTCCGGACATTTCCGTCGATTACGCGGTGATGGAACAGGCCACCGACGTGGCCGTGGTGCCCGGCGATTTCGGCTGGAGCGATATTGGCTCATGGAGCGCCGTCAGCGAGCTCACCGAGGCGGATGGCGACGGCAACCGGGTCGATTGCGAAACCGTGCTGGTGGATGCCAGCAATTGCTTCATCCGTGGCAATGACCGGCTGGTGGCAGCGGTCGGCGTGGAGAATCTGGTGATTGTGGATACCCCGGATGCCCTGCTGGTCGCCAATCGGGATCGCACCCAGGATGTCAAGAAGGTGGTCGAGCAACTCAAGCTCCTGGATCACGAAGCCTACCGCCTGCATCGCACCGTCCATCGTCCCTGGGGCACCTATACCGTGCTCGAAGAGAGCGGCGCCTTCAAGATCAAGCGCATCGTCGTCAAGCCGGGTGCCTCTCTGTCCTTGCAGATGCACCATCATCGCAGCGAACACTGGGTGGTGGTGTCCGGGATGGCGAGGGTCATCAATGGCGAACGCGAAATCCTGGTGCGCAAGAACGAGTCCACTTACATCCCCTACGGCACCGCCCATCGCCTCAGCAATCCGGGGGTCATCGACCTGGTCATGATCGAGGTGCAAAGCGGCGAATATCTTGGAGAAGACGACATCGTGCGCTTCGATGACCAGTATGGACGGGCCTGA
- a CDS encoding polysaccharide biosynthesis/export family protein, with the protein MNTKLRFSSAALGLATLMILGGCASTPTTNDTVSTKSISMPSAVTAQQSKLLDETLRQSRLDEQQGISYRVGPGDILRIDVYQHPELSGGLYNIQQGSNTNGVRGTRVDNDGTIQMPLVGSIQVAGKTASEIRDLIQQRLSTYFKDPSVSVQLDTGTSMRYNLLGEFTQPGLKYSDRPLNLLDVLALGGSVNMQTADLRGAYVARNGQKLPINFNRLLRQGDLAQNIRLRPGDTIFVPDKASQQAFVFGAVSKPGAVPFTGGRMDLLQALSQAGLTSTDITRSRLEDVRIIRAEGDRAQFIQVNAGRIMKGEAAPFELASGDIVYVPLGKVGGWNEVIGQVLPSLQFVSSLLNPFVQIEFLKNNSN; encoded by the coding sequence TTGAATACGAAATTGCGCTTCAGCTCGGCAGCTCTCGGACTCGCCACTCTCATGATCCTGGGAGGATGTGCCAGTACGCCTACCACAAACGACACCGTCAGCACCAAGTCCATTTCCATGCCCAGTGCAGTGACGGCCCAGCAATCCAAGCTGCTCGACGAGACCCTGAGACAGTCCAGGCTCGATGAGCAGCAGGGAATCAGTTATCGTGTCGGCCCGGGAGACATCCTGCGCATCGACGTCTATCAGCATCCGGAACTGTCCGGCGGTTTGTACAACATCCAGCAGGGCAGCAACACCAACGGTGTGCGCGGAACCCGGGTCGATAATGACGGCACGATCCAGATGCCGCTGGTCGGCAGCATTCAGGTAGCCGGCAAAACCGCCAGCGAAATCCGTGATCTGATCCAGCAGCGTTTGAGTACTTACTTCAAGGACCCCTCCGTTTCCGTGCAACTGGATACGGGTACCAGCATGCGCTACAACCTGCTGGGCGAGTTCACGCAGCCCGGCCTGAAGTATTCCGACCGGCCCCTGAATCTCCTGGATGTGCTCGCGTTGGGTGGATCAGTCAATATGCAGACTGCGGATCTGCGCGGCGCCTATGTCGCCCGCAACGGCCAGAAGCTGCCCATCAACTTCAACCGTCTCCTGCGTCAGGGGGATCTCGCGCAGAACATTCGTCTGCGGCCGGGCGACACGATTTTCGTGCCGGACAAGGCCAGCCAGCAGGCCTTTGTGTTTGGTGCGGTATCGAAGCCCGGCGCCGTGCCTTTCACGGGCGGCCGCATGGATCTCCTGCAGGCACTTAGTCAGGCCGGCCTGACGTCCACCGATATCACCCGCAGTCGTCTGGAGGACGTGCGCATCATTCGGGCGGAAGGTGATCGTGCCCAGTTCATCCAGGTCAATGCCGGGCGCATCATGAAGGGTGAGGCGGCGCCGTTCGAGCTCGCCTCGGGCGACATCGTCTATGTGCCGCTGGGCAAGGTTGGTGGCTGGAACGAAGTGATCGGTCAGGTCCTGCCATCGCTGCAGTTCGTGTCCAGCCTGCTCAATCCCTTCGTGCAGATCGAGTTCCTGAAGAACAACAGCAACTAA
- the ychF gene encoding redox-regulated ATPase YchF: MGFKCGIVGLPNVGKSTLFNALTQAGIAAENYPFCTIEPNVGIVAVPDPRLDALAEIVKPERVVPASMEFVDIAGLVAGAAQGEGLGNKFLAHIRETDAIAFVARCFEDPDVVHVAGKVDPVSDLDVVLTELVLADMETAERALQRAQKNAKTGKKEAMEERAFFERLVAHLDEGHTARSLVADAEQMAWLTPLCLLTAKPAMVIANVAEDGFENNPLLDTVRGWAEREAAQVVPVCAAMEAEIAELDEADKLQFLKDMGLEEPGLNRVIRAGYELLGLQTYFTAGVKEVRAWTIHRGDTAPKAAGVIHTDFERGFIRAEVIAYPDFIQYRGEQGAREAGKARLEGKEYVMHDGDVVHFRFNV; the protein is encoded by the coding sequence ATGGGATTCAAATGCGGTATCGTCGGCCTGCCCAATGTCGGCAAGTCAACCCTCTTCAATGCCTTGACCCAGGCGGGTATCGCCGCCGAGAACTACCCGTTCTGCACGATTGAGCCGAATGTCGGCATCGTCGCCGTGCCCGACCCGCGTCTGGACGCCCTGGCGGAAATCGTCAAGCCCGAGCGCGTCGTGCCGGCAAGCATGGAATTCGTCGATATCGCCGGCCTGGTGGCGGGCGCGGCGCAAGGGGAGGGGCTGGGCAACAAGTTTCTGGCCCATATCCGCGAAACGGACGCGATTGCTTTCGTGGCGCGCTGCTTCGAGGACCCGGACGTGGTCCATGTGGCTGGCAAGGTTGACCCGGTGAGCGACCTCGATGTCGTGCTCACCGAACTGGTGCTGGCGGACATGGAGACCGCCGAGCGTGCCTTGCAGCGCGCCCAGAAGAACGCCAAGACCGGCAAGAAGGAGGCAATGGAAGAGCGCGCCTTTTTCGAGCGCCTGGTCGCACATCTCGATGAGGGCCACACCGCCCGCAGCCTGGTTGCGGATGCCGAACAAATGGCCTGGTTGACGCCGCTCTGTCTCCTGACCGCCAAGCCCGCCATGGTGATCGCCAACGTTGCCGAGGATGGCTTCGAGAACAATCCCTTGCTGGATACCGTGCGGGGCTGGGCCGAGCGCGAAGCGGCACAGGTCGTGCCGGTCTGTGCCGCCATGGAAGCGGAGATCGCCGAGCTCGACGAGGCCGACAAGCTGCAGTTTCTCAAGGACATGGGCCTGGAGGAACCGGGGCTCAACCGGGTGATCCGCGCCGGCTATGAACTGCTGGGCCTGCAGACCTATTTCACCGCCGGGGTCAAGGAGGTGCGTGCCTGGACCATTCATCGCGGCGATACGGCACCGAAGGCAGCCGGCGTCATCCACACCGATTTCGAGCGCGGTTTCATTCGCGCGGAAGTCATCGCCTACCCGGATTTCATTCAATATCGGGGCGAGCAGGGGGCCCGCGAGGCCGGCAAGGCGCGCCTCGAAGGCAAGGAATATGTGATGCATGACGGTGACGTGGTGCACTTCCGCTTCAACGTCTGA
- the pth gene encoding aminoacyl-tRNA hydrolase yields MPASWLLVGLGNPGPDYHRTRHNAGFWFLEALARQSATPLRLDKGYQALLGRALIQAQEAWFCLPQQFMNRSGEAVAAVARFYRIPVERILVAHDDLDLPPGVVRLKRGGGNGGHNGLKDIDARLGSRDYLRLRIGIGHPGHRDQVVNYVLGRPSAADETLIHGAIDRALEVLPQVLTDRLEAAMHSLHSAG; encoded by the coding sequence ATGCCAGCCTCATGGCTGTTGGTCGGGCTGGGCAATCCCGGCCCGGACTACCACCGGACCCGGCATAATGCCGGGTTCTGGTTTTTGGAGGCGCTCGCGCGTCAGTCGGCGACGCCGCTGCGACTCGACAAGGGCTATCAGGCCCTGCTCGGGCGGGCACTGATCCAGGCGCAGGAAGCCTGGTTCTGTCTTCCGCAGCAGTTCATGAATCGTAGTGGCGAGGCGGTCGCCGCCGTCGCGCGCTTTTACCGGATACCGGTGGAACGCATCCTGGTGGCCCATGATGACCTGGATCTGCCGCCCGGCGTGGTGCGTCTGAAACGGGGCGGCGGCAATGGCGGTCACAACGGTCTCAAGGACATCGACGCGAGACTGGGCAGCCGGGATTATCTGCGCCTGCGCATTGGCATCGGGCATCCCGGACATCGCGATCAGGTGGTGAATTACGTGCTGGGACGCCCGAGCGCGGCGGACGAGACTCTGATTCATGGCGCCATCGATCGAGCCCTGGAGGTTCTGCCCCAGGTGCTGACAGATCGACTGGAAGCGGCCATGCATTCCTTACACAGCGCCGGATAG